The following are encoded together in the Candidatus Abyssobacteria bacterium SURF_5 genome:
- a CDS encoding 50S ribosomal protein L25 yields MEMVELKASVRSQTGKKGAREYRKRGLVPGILYGRNEQPAPVAVDPKELNRALHTHAGANAIIRLSVEDKADEPITVVVKELQVDTIKGTMTHVDFCHISLDEVIQTSVPFEIVGEAPGVKQGGILERTLWELEIESLPLNIPDSIKIDVSSLDLGDALMVSDLSIPEGITVLTDSDIAVVSIVAPRGEPAAEVAAAPAEAEEPEVISGKPAKEAEKAEETEEKKTEKRK; encoded by the coding sequence ATGGAAATGGTTGAATTAAAAGCAAGCGTCAGATCGCAAACGGGCAAGAAGGGCGCACGGGAATATCGAAAGCGGGGACTGGTTCCAGGCATTCTCTACGGGAGGAACGAACAACCGGCCCCGGTTGCGGTAGACCCGAAGGAATTGAACCGGGCGCTTCACACACACGCCGGCGCCAATGCGATCATCAGGTTGTCGGTCGAGGATAAAGCCGACGAGCCGATTACGGTCGTGGTGAAGGAATTGCAGGTAGATACCATTAAGGGAACGATGACGCACGTTGACTTCTGTCATATTTCATTGGACGAAGTAATCCAGACTTCTGTTCCATTCGAAATAGTGGGCGAGGCGCCGGGCGTCAAGCAAGGCGGCATTCTGGAGCGCACCCTGTGGGAACTTGAGATTGAAAGTTTGCCGTTAAATATTCCGGATTCCATCAAGATAGATGTCAGCTCGCTTGATCTTGGCGATGCGCTTATGGTATCCGACCTGTCGATCCCGGAAGGCATTACTGTACTGACCGATTCGGATATTGCCGTAGTATCCATTGTCGCTCCGCGAGGCGAGCCCGCTGCTGAGGTAGCAGCTGCACCGGCTGAAGCGGAAGAGCCGGAAGTGATCAGCGGCAAGCCTGCGAAGGAAGCCGAAAAAGCGGAAGAAACGGAAGAGAAGAAGACCGAGAAACGGAAATAA